From Shewanella acanthi:
AAAAAACAAAAGCCGGCGCGTTGCCGGCTTCAATCTTATGCGCGTTTCACTTCGTCTCGAAGTTCTCTGCGCAGGATTTTACCCACGTTCGATTTAGGTAACTCATCCCTAAATTCTACCAGTTTAGGTACTTTATATCCCGTTAAATGCGCACGGCAATGTGTTATCACATCTTCTTCTGTTAAGGATTTATCTTTAGCCACCACAAAAACTTTAACGAGTTCACCACTGGCCTCATTTGGCACACCAACCGCTGCAACCTCAAGCACCTTAGGATGCAGGGCAACGACTTCTTCGACTTCGTTCGGGAATACGTTAAAGCCGGAAACTAAAATCATGTCTTTCTTACGGTCCACAATATAGAAGAAACCTTTTTCATCCATATACCCTATATCACCAGTGGCTAACCAACCATCCTTATCAATGACCTTGGCGGTTTCCTCAGGACGCTGCCAGTAACCCTTCATGATCTGTGGCCCTTTACCAAATAGCTCACCAGTTTCACCTTGGGGTAACACATTACCCTGATCGTCACGGATTTGGATCAGGGTCGAGGGCGCAGGTAAACCAATTGAGCCATTGTAACCATCGAGGTTATAGGGGCAGCAAGTTAACAGTGGCGAAGCTTCGGTTAAGCCGTAACCTTCGAGTAACTTTGTCTTAGTGATACTCTGCCATTTATCGGCGACTGCGCGTTGAACTGCCATACCGCCGCCAATCGCCAGCTTTAGACCGGAAAAATTCAACTGTGCAAAATCGGCACTATTGACGAGCGCATTGAACAGGGTATTTACCCCAGTCAGCGCCGTAAAAGGATACTTTTTCAGTTCGGCCACAAAGCCCGGAATATCACGCGGGTTGGTAATAAGCAGGTTTTGGCTGCCCTTATGTAAAAACAGTAAGCAGTTCACTGTCAACGCAAAAATGTGATAAAGCGGTAGCGCCGTCACCACCAATTCATTACCATCGCGAAGGGCCGGTGAATAGGCGCCACTTGCCTGCAGCACGTTTGCGACCACGTTACCATGGCTAAGCATCGCGCCTTTAGACACCCCTGTTGTACCGCCTGTATATTGCAGAAACGCCAAATCATCTTGAAGAATAGCGGGTTTAACATACTGCATACGACGCCCACGGGATAACGTCTCTCGCATCGATAAGGCTTGGGGTAAATCGTATTTCGGCACCAGCTTTTTAATGTACTTCACAACGAAGTTGACTAAGGTACGTTTAGGTGCACTAAGTTGATCCCCAAGACGGGTGATAATCACACTTTCAACTGGTGTTTGTTCAACGACTTCTTCAAGGGTGCGAGCAAAGTTAGAGACCACCACAATCGCCTTAGCACCCGAGTCAATCAGCTGGTGTTTGAGTTCGCGCGGGGTATAAAGCGGGTTGACGTTAACCACGACCATGCCCGCACGAAGGACACCGAAAAGTGCAATGGGATATTGCAGCAAGTTAGGCATCATTAAGGCGACACGGTCACCCTTTTGCAATTTTAATTCGTTTTGTAAATAGGCCGCAAAGGCACGGCTACGCTCTTCTAATTTACGATAGGTAAGCGTGGCGCCCATGTTGATAAAAGCAGGTTGATCCGCATATTTGGCCACCGCCGTTTCAAACATTTCGACGAGGGATGAAAATTGCTCCAAATTTATCTCAGCAGGCACATCTTTAGGTAATTGATTAATCCAAGGCTGATCCACAACGTTCTCCTAAAACCCACAACTGCGGAAACGGTATCCATTTTACCGTAGAACCCAAAAATACTGGGTTAAATACCGACTTACATTTTATTGTTATTGATAGCTTATATGACTCATACAAGCGTTTTAATTTTGAGCATCATCACATAAATAAAACAAAAATCCTAGCGAGATTTATCGTACTTAGTGCAATTGCTCTACAAATTTTCTAATGAGCTGAGCCACACCCTCGGCGTTGTCCATATGCACATGGTGATCGCCTTCAATAATATGCTCGACAAGGTGATGGAACCAGTTACGCGCCTTTGGTAAGGCCGTGCGTAACTGACTAAATCCTTGCTTACCACAAATCAGTAAAGTCTCGACAGCGACATCCTGCATTAAGGCATCCACCTGCGTAAAGGTGAGCCGCATCGGCGAATCGAGTTTTAACCTTGGGTCGCTACGCCAACGTATCCCCTGCTCGCTGGTTTGCAGATTGCGCTCAAGCAATAAGCGGCACCAATTCTCACCCATGCCCGTTAAATGGGCTCTAGCACGCACAGCGGTTTCGATAGTCTCGTAGCCTTTACTTGGCCTTTGCGCCGTTAACTGTTTACCGTGTTGATAAAAACTTTTCCGAAGGCGTGATTTAGCCTGTTCAGGAGCCTCAAACAGCGGACTTAATGCTTCAATCAAAATTAGGCGATTAACCTTTTCAGGAAAGGTCGCCGTATAAGCCGAAGCAATAATGCCTCCTAAGGAATGTCCAATAATCGCCACGGGGCGCTGTGGCAATATTGCCAACAGCGCATCTAAATCGTAAAGATAATCCACCCAATGCAGCGGGTAATGACCGGGTCTATGCTGCGAAAAACCATGGCCGGGCCAATCAATCGCCAGCAGTTGATATTCCGTAAGGTGCTCGGCTAATGGCTCAAAACTGTTGGCATTGTCTAACCAGCCATGCAGCGCAAGCAGCAGCGGTTTATCCTTCGTCCCCCAAATTCGGCCACTTAACTTGATATGGGGTAACACCAATTCGACTTGATTTTTGGGGGCGAAAGATTGCCACATATTGCCTCTATTGTCAGGTGATTAGCGGGACTTTTTGACAAATTTGAGCGTCATGCGATCACTCTCACCAATGGCTTGGTATTTTTCCTTGTCTGTGTCACCCATGGCAAAGGATGGCGGTAAGGTCCACACCCCTTTGGCATAATCCTTTGTATCCTTTGGATTGGCATTAACTTCAGAGGTGGCTTCTAGGGTGAAACCCACTTTTTGCGCTAAGGCGATGATCTCATCCTGCTCCATATAACCACTGCTTAGGTTCATACCCTTATTAGCGCGATGTTCGACAACCCCAAATACCCCGCCATCTTTCAGCACCTTATAAGATGCAGTAAAGACATTTTCGAGTTGATCGCTATTCGCCCAGTTGTGCAGGTTACGGAAGGTCAGCACGAGATCGGCACTGCCATCGTCACCCAGTGCAAGTTTATTTGGGGGATCAAGGGTAATCACCTTGGCTTTGCCAAAGGTTGCTGCATTTGCAGTCATCCAAGTTTCAAACTTAGTACCGGCATTGGCGCGATATTTATTGCCTGGGGTATCAGTTGCTGGGGAAGTTTCAAAACTCGCGGCAATATATTGCCCCTGGGCTGACAAATAGGGGGCTAGGATTTCAGTGTACCAACCATTTCCAGGCCAAAGCTCGACCACAGTTTGCTTAGGATTAATTCCGAAAAAGCTCAAGGTTTCTGCGGGATGACGGTAAGTATCTCGACTGACATTTTTTGCTTGGCGAAAATCACTTTTGATGGCGCTATTGAGCGCATCATCAGCAAAACTCACTCCAGAACAAAGTGAAGCGAGCAGCATACCTGCAACTAATGTGACTTTTTTCATTTTAATTCTCCTTGTATATCGATGGCTTAACTTAGCAGTCTAGGTTGAAAAAACCAACTATTACCAACAGCGTGATATTGGGTAAGTTGGCAACCGTTATAATGAATGATGGGGAAATTGACTACTTAATACTTGAGGATAATTGCGCTGCGGCAGAATCAATTCGCCGCCAAGCCAGTAGTAAGGCGCATGCACTCGATAGCAGCCAAATGCCCACCCAAACCCAAGCTGGGATCCATGATTGCTGGGATAATAAGTAACCATCGCCCTGCTGATCAGCCCCCAAAAGCGCAGTGGGACTCGTTAAAGCATTAAGCATGATCATTAAACCAATGATGCGTAGAAATTGAGTCAATATTTTGTTTTGACTTAATTTTAAAGGGAGCAACAGCACTATGGTCAGCATGGCCAGAATCGCCAATGTCAGTAAGTCACGCCCCCAAAACAGTGCGCTCAGCACCACCAGCCCCCCAAGAAAAGCAAAGCTAATCCGAATTCCCTTAGGCCAAGTCGCTAATAGGTAGATTAAATATCCCCAGCAGGCCGCACCAAAGTAACCCGCAAATCCAATGAATAAGGGTGCCCCACCCTGACTAAAGCAAAAACCCGCGCCATTGGGAAATAACTGAATATGACTGACGATGCCACCACTCAATACTGTAGCAATGGCATGGGAGAGTTCGTGAAAATAACTTTCAAGCCACTTGAAAGGTAAGCTGAGGTAAGGAATACGAGTGAGTAGAACCGCAAGTACAAATTCAATGATAAACAGGCCACGGCTAGGGAGGCCCGATACGGAGGAATTCAACGCTGTTGAATTTGCGGCCAGCAAATGACGATCAGGCATAGAGGTCCACGCCCACCATCTGCTGAATTTCCTCGCGTTTAGCGGCATGCTGGGTTTGCAGATAACGGGCGATAGCCCCTTGATTGGCTTGGGTTTGTTGCTCGTACTCTAAATGGGCACCTAGGCGATCTTTTAGATTGGCGGAGGGTTCCTCAACAAGCTCAATGACTTGATTAGATTTCTCTCGATACGCTTCCCCAATCCCTTGACCAGCAACAGCTTGGGTCGCAGATGTAGATCCCAAACCTTGAATAGCATTCGGACGATTGCTTGCAACCGCCTGAGTTAAACTAGTTTGTTGAATATTCACCTGCATCGAGATGCCTTTATGTCCATATCCTAGGAGTTGAATGAGCCTTTGTAGTTAAGTTATTCAAATCTAGAACACTTAATAGTGTTGGCGCAATTCGTTAAATGAGACCGTAAACTTTTTTGCAATTTAACCTAGTATACGGTTTACGACCTCATTTGATTCTAACTCAACGCCAGCATCTGTGAACAAATTATTCACGGCCCGGTAACTTTTTCCAGGTAACAGTATCGCGTAAATACACCGGCTCAAGCTCATCAACTGTGGTCGCAAGCCCCGCCATAATCCCCACTTGAGCCAGTTTTAGCATGGCTTTCGCGTCGGGGAAATTCACCTCGGCCAAACGGTTTACACCTTCACCCAAGGTTAACAACTCAGGATAGGCGTCAAAGCCTGTGCCACAACCCACGATAGGTTTAGCGGTATCAAGCTCGAGGGTAACTAAGCTTGGTGCACTCACCACTTCTTTCCCCACAAGGGTCGCAATCCCCTTAATGGCAATAAACTGCCCCCAATAAACCTCATCCATTCTCGCATCAATGCTACAAAGCACTTGTTCTGCTTGATGTTCATCGATGGCCATTTGCGCCATTGCTGCCAAAGTGGAAATACCAATAACAGGTAAATCTAACCCAAGCGCTAGGCCTTGAGTCATGCTAGTGCAAATACGAATACCGGTAAAACTTCCAGGGCCGCGGCCATAGGCTATGGCATCTAATTTATCTAAGCCAACATTGGCTTGCTTCATGACCGAGTCAACCATGGGCAGCAGACGCTGACTATGTTCGCGTGGCGCATCGGCAGATTCTGAGAAGACTTTACCTTGGTATAACAGCGCTGCAGAGCAGGCTTCGGTACAAGTGTCGAGGGCAAGAATACAAGTGGTGTCTTGAAGTGTTGTCATAATAAAACCAAGCATAGGGTCACCCCGAAAAAGCTAGCCAATTAAAGGCCGAACGGTGACCGTGGGTAAATGGACCAAATAATACCATCAAATAGTCGAAAACAAAGCATTGGGCCAATGAGATACTAAGCGAAATGTTGAACAAAAGACGAGGCAGAAGCTCAGCAATATAAGACCCTTTGTGCTGAAACTCGAAACATCGAACAAATGTCGGCTCGATGTTTCTCCACACTCACTTTAACTGTGCCTACTTTTGTAGTTCTGCGAACAAGGCGCGGATCTTCTCGACCTTTGGTCTCACCACAATTTGGCAATAGGGCTGTTCACCGTTCAGGGCAAAATAGTCGTTATGGTATGCCTCTGCAGGATAAAAGGATTCGAAGGCAACCACTTGGGTGACAATTGGAGCGTCAAATACCCGCGCTTGATTGAGTGTTTCAATCATCTTATTGGTCTGCTCTACCTGCTCAGCATCGTGGGCAAACACCACTGAGCGATACTGCGGCCCCTTATCATTTCCCTGACGATTTAACGTTGTGGGGTCATGGCTTTCAAACAGCACCTGCAAAAGTGTCGTAAAACTTATCACCTCTGGGTCAAACTCAATTTGCACAACCTCAGCGTGGCCTGTGCGCCCAGAACAGACGGAGCGATAATCCGCATCCTTAGCATCGCCTCCCGCATAACCCGAGGTGACTTTATTCACTCCTTTTAAGCTTTTAAATACCGCCTCAACACACCAAAAACAACCCGCGCCAAAGGTCGCAAGCCCAGTCGTGACAGGTTGATAATGTTCATCCAAGCTCTTAAAGGTTAACGACACTGAATTCACGCAGTGGCGGATGTTTTTCTCGGTTAAGTACTCACCCTCGAACACATGACCTAAGTGGCCACCACAACGACTACAAACAATTTCGACCCTGCGGCCATCGGCATCAATATGACGACTCACGGCGCCCTCAATTTCATCATCAAAGGCAGGCCAACCGCAGTGGGCATTAAATTTATCCTCCGAACGATATAGGGGGGCATCACACTTTTTACAGAAATAAACCCCTTTCGCGGTGTGATTGTAATACTCGCCGCTAAAGGGGCGTTCTGTGCCCTTTTCTTCAATCACATAGCGTTCAAAATCTGTCAGTTTTTTCATCTTGTTATCCCATTGACTGTTTTGTGCTAGGCAGTTTGTTTCCAGATGCCTATCTGGGGCTAAAGACCGCCCTTTCTATGTAAAAATTTCGCCGTTTTACCCTCGATAGCAGCCGCTTTACAACACGGAACCCCATCAAGGTTAAATGTCTATTTGCAAGCATAGTAGCGACTTTAGTGAATAATATCCGGCCTAGCCAGAGGAGTCTTTCATAAGTGAAGGAAAAAACAGCAATTACTTCGGCAACAATAACCCGAATGTTTGCACGTCATACAGCTCAAGGCTAAACTTGCATCGGGTCAAATCACTACCCAATTCCTGCTGTCTGATGCTTAAGCAACTAGGGCTAAAACATCAATAAGATGATGAGATAAACGGCAATGACCTTTTACCTTCATTTTGACAAGCACGGTGTTGGCGTTACAACGATGCATAACAAGTAGAAACGCGATGAAATTAGAAACCATTGATTACCGCGCCCCTGACAGCGCAAAACACTTTGTTGAATCCCTACGTGAAACCGGCTTTGGAGTGTTATCAAACCACCCTATTGATAAAGCGCTGGTCGAGACCATTTACGAAGAATGGCAAGCATTTTTTAACTCAGAAGAAAAAAACGCGTTCCTGTTTAACCGTGAAACCCACGATGGTTTCTTCCCTGCGTCGATTTCTGAAAAGGCCAAGGGCCATACGGTTAAGGACATTAAAGAGTACTACCACGTTTATCCTTGGGGCCGCATCCCAGATTCTTTACGTGCCAATATTCTTGCTTACTATAAAAATGCTAATGACCTAGCAACTGAACTTTTAGGTTGGATTGAAGCGCACTCCCCCGCTGAGGTTAAGGCTAAGTTCTCGATGCCATTGCCAGATATGATTGCCCAAAGCCAAAAAACCCTGCTGCGCATTTTGCACTATCCGCCAATGACGGGTAATGAAGAAATGGGGGCTATCCGCGCCGCGGCCCACGAAGACATTAACCTTATCACCATTCTACCTGCGGCCAATGAACCAGGTTTACAGGTTAAGGCAAAGGATGGTTCGTGGATTGATGTGCCTAGCGATTTTGGCAATATCATCATTAATATCGGCGATATGCTTCAGGAAGCATCGGGCGGTTATTTCCCATCGACCTCCCATCGAGTGATTAACCCAGAAGGAACGGATAAAACCAAATCTCGAATTTCACTGCCGTTATTCCTGCACGCTAATCCACCAGTGGTGCTGTCTGAACGTTACACCGCCGAAAGTTACCTGACGGAAAGATTGCGTGAGCTGGGTGTGCTTTAAGGCATCTCGCCTAAAAATCCATCAAAATACAGTGATTAAAGCGCCTTAAGGCGCTTTTTTTATGACATTCGCTATCATCGAGGTAGAATAACCCTCTTTTTAGTGATTCAGGACAAGGCGCTATCATGGCAATTCAATGGTATCCAGGGCATATGCACAAGGCACGCAAAGAGATCGAAGAGGCCATGCCTCAGGTCGATCTCGTTATCGAGGTGCTCGATGCGCGTATTCCCTACAGTAGTGAAAACCCGATGGTGTCTAAGCTACGTGGCGACAAACCTTGTATTAAGTTGTTGAATAAATCTGACTTAGCCGATCCTGAAATCACCGCCCAATGGATTGAATACCTCGAGCGCGAGCAAGGTGTTAAGGCCTCTGCAATCACGACGTTGCAACCGGGCATGCTAAAAATGCTGCCGGATCTGTGCCGTAAACTGGTACCGAGTCGCGATAAGGTAGAAAAGGACATTCGCACTATGATCATGGGCATTCCCAACGTAGGGAAATCAACCATCATTAATACTCTAGCGGGCCGTGTTATCGCTAAAACCGGTAACGAACCCGCCGTAACCAAAAGTCAGCAGCGCATCAACCTGCGTAACGGCATTGTGCTCTCCGACACCCCAGGGATTTTATGGCCGAAGGTTGATAACGAAGCCAGTAGCTATCGCTTAGCCATCACAGGCGCCATTAAAGACACGGCGATGGAATATGAAGACGTGGCCCTGTTCGCCGCAGGTTATTTCCTCAAGGCTTACCCAAAAGAGATTTGCGAGCGCTACAACATCAATGAATTACCTAGCGATGATATTACCCTGCTAGAAGAAATCGGCCGTAAACGTGGCGCCCTTCGCCCAGGTGGCCGCATTGATTTGCACAAAGCCTCAGAAGTGTTATTACACGACTACCGCGCAGGAAGAATCGGCTTATTATCCTTAGAAACCCCAGCGATGGCCGAAGTAGAAAAGGCCGAAGTTGAGCGAATTCTTGCTGAAAAGGCGGCGGAAAAAGCAGCAAAATTAGAAGCGGAAAAACTGAAACGCTCCGGTAAACGCCATAACGATTAATCGCGTTTCACACTCATTAAAAAGCCAGCAAGTAAGCTGGCTTTTACGTTTGCAGGTAAAATCGTTTTTTAGGCCTTTAATCCAACACGTGGTAACATCAATAGGATTGTATTTAGTCAGGTGCGTTATCGGCCAAACATCGAGTCCTATGGAGCCATTCCCTTAGTTGGCTGTCTGCCATAGGACGGGCAAACAAGTAGCCCTGCCCTTGCTGGCTGCCCACGTTGGCAAGTTTGATCTTTTGCTGCTCATTCTCTACACCCCAGCAATAACGTCGAGTTTTAGCTGCTTAGTCAACTCAATCATCATCTGCACAATCACAACATCATCGGTATTGGTCTCAATCTTTTCAACGAAGGATTTATCGATTTTCAGCCGATGAATGGGCAATTGATGAAGGGCACCTAAGGATGAATAACCGGTGCCAAAATCATCGATAGCAATCGCAACGCCAATGTTCCTTAACTGCAACAGCACCCGTTTCATAAATTCCACATCACTCAACGCCGTAGACTCGGTGACCTTAAGCTCTACAAATTTAGGCAGCAAATTATGTAAGTAGTGGCTTTGTTTGCTAAATCGGTGGAAAAAATGATGATGCCGATGATCAAGGCGCTGAATAAACTTACGGAGATTGGTAGAGTTAAAAGCGCTTACATCGAGTGATATCTAAACAATTAAGTGGTTTTTGTGCCGTCATTCGAATTGGGAAACAAAGCCGTGAAATTCAAAAAACCCTTTCTTTATATTAACAAAATAAAAACACAACTCACATCACTGTTAATTCTAACGTTTTAGTTACTATCACCTGCCACTAGGCAATTCAAACCGCAAATACTTTACAACACTCTGTTTTAATTAAACTTAATGTCATTATTTTGACAGGCGACAGCCATTTGCCTCGCCTTATTTTTTGCTACAAATTGCTACATGATTAAACTTCCATCGCCTTCGTTAATGAAACATTTTATTAACAGAGCCAAGAGTGGAACTCTGGCCAAAACAACAAATCATCAATGGAGAAAAACCAATGAGAAGGAAGTCATTCCTCAAAAAGGCATCGATTGCCTTAGCCGTTGCTGCGACTATGGCAATGGCCTTGCCAGCGAGCGCAATGAAACTTAAATCGTTAAATCTGCAAGAACTGACCGCTGAATCACAAAACATTATTGCCGGTGAAGTGGTTAAAGTGA
This genomic window contains:
- a CDS encoding 2OG-Fe(II) oxygenase family protein → MKLETIDYRAPDSAKHFVESLRETGFGVLSNHPIDKALVETIYEEWQAFFNSEEKNAFLFNRETHDGFFPASISEKAKGHTVKDIKEYYHVYPWGRIPDSLRANILAYYKNANDLATELLGWIEAHSPAEVKAKFSMPLPDMIAQSQKTLLRILHYPPMTGNEEMGAIRAAAHEDINLITILPAANEPGLQVKAKDGSWIDVPSDFGNIIINIGDMLQEASGGYFPSTSHRVINPEGTDKTKSRISLPLFLHANPPVVLSERYTAESYLTERLRELGVL
- a CDS encoding alpha/beta fold hydrolase, with product MWQSFAPKNQVELVLPHIKLSGRIWGTKDKPLLLALHGWLDNANSFEPLAEHLTEYQLLAIDWPGHGFSQHRPGHYPLHWVDYLYDLDALLAILPQRPVAIIGHSLGGIIASAYTATFPEKVNRLILIEALSPLFEAPEQAKSRLRKSFYQHGKQLTAQRPSKGYETIETAVRARAHLTGMGENWCRLLLERNLQTSEQGIRWRSDPRLKLDSPMRLTFTQVDALMQDVAVETLLICGKQGFSQLRTALPKARNWFHHLVEHIIEGDHHVHMDNAEGVAQLIRKFVEQLH
- a CDS encoding class I SAM-dependent methyltransferase, whose translation is MKKVTLVAGMLLASLCSGVSFADDALNSAIKSDFRQAKNVSRDTYRHPAETLSFFGINPKQTVVELWPGNGWYTEILAPYLSAQGQYIAASFETSPATDTPGNKYRANAGTKFETWMTANAATFGKAKVITLDPPNKLALGDDGSADLVLTFRNLHNWANSDQLENVFTASYKVLKDGGVFGVVEHRANKGMNLSSGYMEQDEIIALAQKVGFTLEATSEVNANPKDTKDYAKGVWTLPPSFAMGDTDKEKYQAIGESDRMTLKFVKKSR
- a CDS encoding M50 family metallopeptidase; translation: MPDRHLLAANSTALNSSVSGLPSRGLFIIEFVLAVLLTRIPYLSLPFKWLESYFHELSHAIATVLSGGIVSHIQLFPNGAGFCFSQGGAPLFIGFAGYFGAACWGYLIYLLATWPKGIRISFAFLGGLVVLSALFWGRDLLTLAILAMLTIVLLLPLKLSQNKILTQFLRIIGLMIMLNALTSPTALLGADQQGDGYLLSQQSWIPAWVWVGIWLLSSACALLLAWRRIDSAAAQLSSSIK
- a CDS encoding bifunctional methionine sulfoxide reductase B/A protein, with translation MKKLTDFERYVIEEKGTERPFSGEYYNHTAKGVYFCKKCDAPLYRSEDKFNAHCGWPAFDDEIEGAVSRHIDADGRRVEIVCSRCGGHLGHVFEGEYLTEKNIRHCVNSVSLTFKSLDEHYQPVTTGLATFGAGCFWCVEAVFKSLKGVNKVTSGYAGGDAKDADYRSVCSGRTGHAEVVQIEFDPEVISFTTLLQVLFESHDPTTLNRQGNDKGPQYRSVVFAHDAEQVEQTNKMIETLNQARVFDAPIVTQVVAFESFYPAEAYHNDYFALNGEQPYCQIVVRPKVEKIRALFAELQK
- a CDS encoding EAL domain-containing protein, whose product is MSLDVSAFNSTNLRKFIQRLDHRHHHFFHRFSKQSHYLHNLLPKFVELKVTESTALSDVEFMKRVLLQLRNIGVAIAIDDFGTGYSSLGALHQLPIHRLKIDKSFVEKIETNTDDVVIVQMMIELTKQLKLDVIAGV
- the fadD gene encoding long-chain-fatty-acid--CoA ligase FadD yields the protein MDQPWINQLPKDVPAEINLEQFSSLVEMFETAVAKYADQPAFINMGATLTYRKLEERSRAFAAYLQNELKLQKGDRVALMMPNLLQYPIALFGVLRAGMVVVNVNPLYTPRELKHQLIDSGAKAIVVVSNFARTLEEVVEQTPVESVIITRLGDQLSAPKRTLVNFVVKYIKKLVPKYDLPQALSMRETLSRGRRMQYVKPAILQDDLAFLQYTGGTTGVSKGAMLSHGNVVANVLQASGAYSPALRDGNELVVTALPLYHIFALTVNCLLFLHKGSQNLLITNPRDIPGFVAELKKYPFTALTGVNTLFNALVNSADFAQLNFSGLKLAIGGGMAVQRAVADKWQSITKTKLLEGYGLTEASPLLTCCPYNLDGYNGSIGLPAPSTLIQIRDDQGNVLPQGETGELFGKGPQIMKGYWQRPEETAKVIDKDGWLATGDIGYMDEKGFFYIVDRKKDMILVSGFNVFPNEVEEVVALHPKVLEVAAVGVPNEASGELVKVFVVAKDKSLTEEDVITHCRAHLTGYKVPKLVEFRDELPKSNVGKILRRELRDEVKRA
- the tsaB gene encoding tRNA (adenosine(37)-N6)-threonylcarbamoyltransferase complex dimerization subunit type 1 TsaB; this encodes MTTLQDTTCILALDTCTEACSAALLYQGKVFSESADAPREHSQRLLPMVDSVMKQANVGLDKLDAIAYGRGPGSFTGIRICTSMTQGLALGLDLPVIGISTLAAMAQMAIDEHQAEQVLCSIDARMDEVYWGQFIAIKGIATLVGKEVVSAPSLVTLELDTAKPIVGCGTGFDAYPELLTLGEGVNRLAEVNFPDAKAMLKLAQVGIMAGLATTVDELEPVYLRDTVTWKKLPGRE
- the ylqF gene encoding ribosome biogenesis GTPase YlqF, whose protein sequence is MAIQWYPGHMHKARKEIEEAMPQVDLVIEVLDARIPYSSENPMVSKLRGDKPCIKLLNKSDLADPEITAQWIEYLEREQGVKASAITTLQPGMLKMLPDLCRKLVPSRDKVEKDIRTMIMGIPNVGKSTIINTLAGRVIAKTGNEPAVTKSQQRINLRNGIVLSDTPGILWPKVDNEASSYRLAITGAIKDTAMEYEDVALFAAGYFLKAYPKEICERYNINELPSDDITLLEEIGRKRGALRPGGRIDLHKASEVLLHDYRAGRIGLLSLETPAMAEVEKAEVERILAEKAAEKAAKLEAEKLKRSGKRHND